In one Scyliorhinus canicula chromosome 3, sScyCan1.1, whole genome shotgun sequence genomic region, the following are encoded:
- the lrrtm1 gene encoding leucine-rich repeat transmembrane neuronal protein 1 has product MDFLLLGLSVQWLLTKPSAWLLCVLGLLLEMLPAAQALCAAQCRCDGKLLYCEAQSLSEMPRNLSGLQGLSLRYNSLSELRAHQFGGVLQLTWLYLDHNHIYSVDGAAFRGLRRLKELVLSSNKIARLANATFRPMPNLRHVQLSYNNLQALEPDLFHGLRKLQTLHLRSNALQSIPVRIFQDCRSLEFLDVGYNQLQSLARNAFAGLLKLTELHLEHNDLVKVNFAHFPRLLSLRTLYMQWNKVSIVVNTLEWTWNHLETLDLSGNEIEFIESYAFEVVPNLKILQLDSNRLTTIEQTILDSWKSLTSISLSGNSWECSRNICALASWLSSFQGHHEGSLLCASPVHTQGEEVLDAVHGFHICDELATSTLAISDSSSVADTDQGMTALRDASSIYVTQDTTGVKTTDLITATSVLSHGQRDNTIQVHKVITGTMALLFSFLIVVLVLYVSWKCFPAGLRHLRQCFVTQRRKQKQQQTMHQMAAMSTQEYYVDYKPNHIEGALVIINDYGSCSCHQPPARECEV; this is encoded by the coding sequence ATGGATTTCCTCCTGCTGGGTCTCAGTGTGCAGTGGCTCCTGACTAAGCCTTCGGCGTGGCTGCTGTGTGTGCTGGGCTTGCTGCTGGAGATGCTGCCCGCCGCCCAGGCGCTGTGCGCCGCCCAGTGCCGCTGTGACGGTAAGCTGCTGTACTGCGAGGCGCAGAGCCTGAGCGAGATGCCGCGGAACCTGTCCGGGCTGCAGGGCCTCTCGCTGCGCTACAACAGCCTGTCCGAGCTGCGCGCCCACCAGTTCGGCGGCGTGCTGCAGCTCACCTGGCTCTACCTCGACCACAACCACATCTACTCGGTGGACGGCGCCGCCTTCCGCGGCCTGCGCCGTCTCAAGGAGCTGGTGCTGAGCTCCAACAAGATCGCCCGGCTGGCCAACGCCACGTTCCGGCCCATGCCCAACCTGCGCCATGTGCAGCTCTCCTACAAcaacctgcaggcgctggagccCGACCTCTTCCACGGCCTGCGCAAGCTGCAGACGCTGCACCTGCGCTCCAACGCCCTCCAGTCCATCCCGGTGCGGATATTCCAGGACTGCCGGAGCCTGGAGTTCCTGGACGTGGGGTATAACCAGCTGCAGAGCCTGGCCCGCAACGCCTTCGCCGGCCTGCTGAAACTCACCGAGCTCCACCTGGAGCACAACGATTTGGTGAAGGTGAACTTCGCTCACTTCCCCCGGCTGCTGTCCCTCCGCACCCTCTACATGCAGTGGAATAAAGTCAGCATCGTGGTGAACACTTTGGAGTGGACTTGGAACCATCTGGAAACATTGGACCTCTCGGGGAACGAGATTGAGTTTATTGAATCTTACGCCTTTGAAGTAGTGCCTAACCTCAAGATACTTCAATTAGATTCGAACCGCCTGACCACCATCGAGCAAACCATCCTGGACTCCTGGAAATCCCTGACCAGCATCAGCCTGTCTGGCAACAGCTGGGAATGCAGTCGGAATATCTGTGCTTTGGCCAGCTGGTTGAGCAGTTTTCAGGGTCACCATGAAGGCAGCCTGTTGTGTGCCAGCCCTGTGCACACCCAGGGCGAGGAGGTTCTGGACGCCGTGCATGGCTTCCACATATGTGACGAGCTGGCCACCAGCACACTGGCCATCTCAGACTCGAGCAGTGTGGCAGACACGGACCAAGGTATGACAGCGCTCAGAGATGCCTCCAGCATCTATGTCACACAGGATACAACAGGAGTAAAAACCACTGATTTAATCACCGCCACCAGCGTGCTTTCTCACGGCCAACGGGACAATACCATCCAGGttcacaaagtgatcactggcacCATGGCGTTGCTATTCTCCTTTCTGATCGTGGTGCTGGTGCTGTATGTATCGTGGAAGTGTTTTCCTGCCGGCCTCAGGCACTTGAGGCAGTGCTTTGTGACACAGCGCCgcaaacagaaacaacaacaaactaTGCATCAGATGGCTGCCATGTCCACACAGGAATACTATGTAGACTACAAACCCAATCATATTGAAGGGGCGCTGGTGATCATTAATGATTACGGATCATGTTCGTGTCACCAGCCGCCGGCCAGGGAGTGTGAGGTGTAA